Sequence from the Aspergillus nidulans FGSC A4 chromosome III genome:
AGGGAGAGTTAAAATCGTTAGATATAACGGATAATATGCATATTTactcctctttcttgccgTGAGCAAccctcttcttgttcttgttgccTTTGTACCTAGGCGTAATAGATAGACGAGGAATGAATCTTCCGACGCGAGCCTGGTATTCTTGGTACTCTGGGTACTTTCTAGCACTGATCTCCTCAGTGAGGCGGACGCTTCCTTGGAAGATAGCCATAAGGCCGATGACGCCTAGGGCAGTCCACTGGACATAATGCTCAGTTCGGTAGGCGTTCCAGAGGTAAAGAGTGAGCCAAATGGCCTGTTCCGCGGCAAAGTTGGGATGGCGGGAGAGCGACCACAACCCGCTGACGACGAAGCCACGCTCAAGATCTTCAGGGTCATACTGGTCCTTAAGGTTACCGGGGATCCTGGCGGAGGTGTTGTATTCGTGCTTGGCATTCTGGAATCTCCATTGTTGCTGGTCGGCAAAGAACTCGAGAATGATGAAGACCAAGGCGACACGGGAGAAGATCAGGTCGGGAAGTTCGAAGGCTTCGCCGCCGGGAAGACgcgcaaggaggaggaagttgtAGGTTGGGGTCGTGAGGAGGAGTAGCAGGAGCGGCTGGATCACGCTGATGAAGgtgatgttgaagaggaagaaggcgaagcggTTGTTAACACGGGACCGGATAATAGACCAGCGGTAATCCTCTGAGCCGATACTGTAACCACCCCTACGCCAGTAGTTGAAGGTCAGGCGCACCTGGATAAATTAGAACTCAGTTGAGACTGGTAGAGACGATAAAACATACGCTCCATATGACGGAGATAGCTGCGATAGTATCCAAGTTGAGAGTACGAAGGCCGGAAAGGCGTGCCCAAACAGCAAAATGAACGTTGAATACGGACGGGAGGATAGACCAGAAGCGATCGACCTGAGAGTAGTTGCGGTTGATCTcagagaagacgatgaagagaacAGAGAGGAAGATAGTAAATGCAAGCGCGGTCGCAAGCGGATTGGTGGAAAGATAGATGTCCTTAAGAGCATTTACATCTTTTGCTGCAATCGCAGGCTGGAGACGTTCAGGGAGCGCAGCCACTTGCGACAGAAATGGTCGCACGGCATGGTTGAACGAAACGCAGTCTGCCAGAGACTCGACGTCAGGAAGTGGAAGCGTCATGGTTGTtgacgaagcagaagcaggagcagaagcagaagcggaagcaagAACAGCAGGCACCCGACTGCGAAATAGATTTTCCCACATAGAGGAGATAAGATACTTGGTTAATCGATTATAAGGATATAGACGCAGATAAAGGGTGGAATACGTTCATGAAATCACAACAAACAAGGCCGAGTCACACTAAAGAGCTTAAGCGGGGTGCGCTAATCCGCATTAGGTAGTAAGCTGTCAAGTGTCGAGTCCCGTGACCGGTGTCGTTTTCGCGTTTGCTCGCGAACTGAAGATCAATTTGCCAATAATACCTATAGACAACCCCAGACTGTCGTAGGGGGAGCATGGTGGAAATGATTCTTAGCTCATCAACTTCTACTGCTCATAGTGTGATTTGCCTGGCTGACTGTCATGGCGGGCACCAAAGTCTTGTGCGTGGCTGAGAAGCCTGCAATCGCCAAAGCTGTCGCACAGCACCTATCTGGAGGTCGTATGGAAACTGTAAGCGAATGACCTAACTTGCTGAATGTGAACTGAAAATGGAATAGAAAAATGTCACTGGAAATCGATTTGTGAAGAACTACGTATTTGATTTCAATTTCGGGAATCAATGGGGAAACAGTTCTGTCACGATGACCAGCGTCTTAGGACACTTGACAAGCTTGGAATTTGAGCGCCAGTACAGTGGTTGGGCATCTTgccctcctgcagctctgTTTGAAGCTCCCGTCAAGATTGCTGTCGACGACGTAGGTTAAGCCGATGTCTGTCCATCAGCCGTCTTTGCTAAGTCCTAATTGCAGGATAAAAAGGCAATCGCAAACAACATCATGAAGCAGGCGACGCATAGTCAGTACCTGGTCATTTGGACCGATTGTGACCGGGAGGGAGAGCATATTGGGACGGAGGTACGCGATCAGGCGAAGGCGGGCAATGGACGAATCGTCGTCAAGCGAGCCAAGTTCAACAATACTGAGAAGATGTAGGTAGATGCACCACCCCTTTCATGTGTGCTTCGTTAACCGATTTAAGCCACGTTCTGAATGCTGCGAGGTCTCTCATTGAACTTGATGAGCGGCAAGCCAACGCAGTGGCGGCGAGGATAGAGCTCGATCTTAGGATTGGGGCTGCGTTCACTCGGCTGCTCACACTCCAGCTACAAAATCTTCATGCCACCCTGACACAGAAGGTTATCAGTTATGGTATGCCACGCCGTCCATTTTGAAACGCGCTCCCATCTGACAGACTACTATCCAATAAGGATCCTGCCAGTTTCCGACCTTGGGATTTGTGGTTGATAGATATCTACGAGTGAAGCGATTCAAGCCTGAAACTTTCTGGGGAATTAAGGTCATGCACACTAGGGATGGTATCAAAGTGAGCTTTCTCTGGAATAGAGTCCACCTTTTCGACAGAGCCGCTGTCACTATTATGCTGGAGCGCTGTCTGATGGCAACAAAGGCGGAGGTCACAAAGGTGAATCAGAAGCCGACAAGCAAGTGGAGGCCCTTACCATTGACAACAGTGGACTTGCAAATGATGGGAACAAAATATTTGCGCATGGACAGTGCAAAGGTCATGAAGGTAAATGCTCTATCACGTAAAATGCTAATATGGTGACTAATGGAACCTAGATTGCAGAAAATCTGTACACTAAAGGATTTATAAGCTACCCACGAACAGAGACCGATCAGTTTGACAAAGGAATcgacctgaagaagcttatCGAGAAACAACTACCTGATGAGAGATGGGGAGAGTACGCTCGCTGGTGTGTTGCTCACTCTCTAAGCTCTATCAACTACTAAACTGCATTACTAGTCTCCTCGGCGGCAATTTCAGAACTCCTAGGGCTGGGAGGCACAATGACCAAGCACATCCACCAATCCATCCCGTCTGCTGGGTTAACCCCACCACACTGactgaagatgaaagaaaggTGTACGAGTTTGTTACCCGACGGTTCCTCGCCTGTTGCTCAGACGACGCAAAGGGACAATCAACCGACGTCGAGATACGTTACGGAGATGAGATGTTCCACGCTCACGGACTCCTAGTCTTAGAAAGGAACTACCTGGACGTCTACGTCTACGACAAGTGGGAGAGTACCCAACAACTACCTAACTATCAAGTCGGCGAGCTATTCGAACCTACAGAAGCGAACATGTTCGATGGAAAGACCTCGCCGCCAAACTACTTAACAGAACCCGAGCTTATCGGACTCATGGACGCTAATGGTATTGGTACTGACGCCACGATGGCCGAGCATATCGAAAGGATAAAGAGTCGTGAATACATTGGCGAAATGACCCGAGGAAGCGGCCGAAACGCGGTGAAATTACTCATTCCTACTCGTTTGGGTATTGCCTTGATACTAGGCTATGAAGATGTTTTCGCTGGGCTCGCAGACAGCCCCTCCCTCAGCAAGCCTTTTTTGCGGAAACagatggagctggaaatgCGGGACGTCTGTGCTGGCACGAGGTTACGAACACATGTTGTCCAGCAAAATCTGGATATGTACCGGGAGTTGTTCATTCACACTCAAAGGCGGATGAATATGCTGAAGGCTGCATTTCGGAAATACATTgtcgaaggagaggatgtgTGAAGTCTACCATTCGTCTCCGATCGACTGACGCCCTTCTAGGACTGGGTCATAGTCCTTGCGGAAGTCCATTGAGCCTACAGTCCTTGCTGTGGACATATACACTTAACtgccagaaatctgactaATTCAGATTTCTCAATTGAATATAAGCATGCCTTTGGGGTATATTCTGCTGAAGCCTACGCTGTTCTATGAGGAAAGAATGGGTTCTTCAAGCTTTCGAGTATGTCTGCTTAAACAAATTCTTCTTTCGCAAAAGACCTTGGATCATGTGGCTGCTAGATGAAGATTCTTACACTACACAAAATAATTAGGAACATCCATTCCTCGAGATACTACCACATCCAACATCGCACGCTCCTGCGCCGCGCCGTTTAAATCGTGCGTAATAGCCTCCTTCATCAATGTCCATGCACATTTTGGATGAGATAACTTcaatatttcttcttcccatttCTGGGGATTGGCAATTCGCTGTTGGCTGCTGAGCTCGATATTGCCTTGTGCATGAGCTGGATTTCAGACTTATTGACCTTGGGAGGGCATGCTTGCGCGGCTTGACAATGCTCTCTTGTGTATATGGGCGAGATAGAACAACCCTGCTGAAGATGACTTATACTAAACTATTTTCTCTTCCATTGCTCTCCAGTCAATCTGAATGCTCTTTCGCAAAGTAGTAGGACCTAGCGTAGTTTGCGGATTAGCAAGCTCATTTTAAGTATTCTCTATATCAGATAGACTCAGCACAAGACCATGCTTGCGTGAGACCTTGTCAGCAACTGAGACTTATTTCGGTTGACTCGAGTTTtacgcttcttcatcagcccTCCTGCCTCTGGTCTCATTCGGCCGCATGAAATAAAACTCACTCTCTCGTTGCCACTGATTGATGGATTCTATCCTGGAACTGAACCTATTCAACTGTTGTTGAATCTGCTCGCCGCGTTTCTCAAGAGTACCGCAATTTTTCTTCAGCCCGTCGACAGATATTTGCAGTTGCTCTATCCGCTCATCGATAATGGCCTTCACCATGGCGGCTTCCCCTTCTTGCATACCCTTGGTTGGACCGAAGGTCTCGTTCAAGACGAGTATGTTCACTGCTTTGACTAGGGCAAAGAATCTTTTGACAGGGTTGAGAGATATTGTGATAAATGGGCTGAAGACTTTCTTAATCGGATAAATAACCTTCTTGACGACTGGGTCGAATGTTTGCTGAACTGAAACGAAGCTTCCTTTGACTGGTATGAGACTCTTATCAGCTATGGGACTGAGCAATATCTTGACCGAAGCAAGGACCTTCTTGACTGGACcgattttcttttcctcaacACTCTGACGAACCTGCGTATCGATAGCCATCCACCGTGCCAACCAAACCCACAATACTAAACCAAATACTCCCAACACGACGAAAAGCATAACTGCGTACGTCTGGTCAGAGAAAGATTCCAGACCGTCTTGAGAGAACTTCGCGGAAACTGAAGTTGTCGAGTTCGGTAAAACATCTTCCAGAGACACGATAGACGAGTTTCTGAACCCGCCTGCGGACGACCTATCTTTCTCGTAGGGCAAGCGTGagttggtggaggaagacgCACTACTCCAAGGGAGCTTTGACAGAGAGGACCAGGCTGAGGCCACAACGTGGTGGTTGACCCTGGGGACCGGTCCGCCTGGCCAGATGAAGTAGGCAGCCGAGACTCCGATGAGTACTTGGGCTGAGAATGTGGGATTCATGGCTGATCTTAGAGTATTTAAGCAGGATTGATTGTAGTGCAATGAGTCTGTTATGGAGAGGAAATGGCGACGACGGATGTAAGAGAACGCTTTTTATATTTCGCCAGAACAAAGGGTTTATGACTCTTTGTGAGGATAATTTTAATGAGACCATTGACGGTCCCTTGTGAATGTCAAGttgttcttgtcttctttgtctccCTGCAGTATCCTCACTCGCAGAACTTTGTGGCGGTGCATTAGGACATGGCCAGCGAGCTTAGTCTGTTTGACAAATGAGATGACTGGGAAACCTATAGAAAAGAGCAACTAAAGGCATACTACACTGCCAGCCCACAGCACATAACGACAATAACTCAACCACAATCCATGATTCGGACATTGAATGAAACATATATACAAGGCATCTCTAGCCACGGTAGCGCGTTTTATGTGCAGTAATCCTAGTCTCCTACTCAAGCTTCTTGCTAAGCACAACACCATAAAAAATAGTAGCGCCAAGGGTCACCAGGTTGACCAAGCTGGACAGTCCATGTAGACGACCAAACTTCTTGTTTAGAGCAATCATCTCCTTGGAGTGAGGTGGGGGGTCGTAGCTCTTCTTGCCGTCGCGGGTTTCTTCGCCGAGCATGTCAGTGATCCTAACGACCTAGCCAGAGCATTTTTTGTTTATTTGTGAGACATGTACATACCCTGATGCTTTCTCTCCCGCATCGTATCGACAGTAAGCTTGCGCAAGACACCAAAGTTTACCAGACCAGTGATGAATGCCGCCGCGAGCGGGAGGAGGACACTGAATTGGTTCTCTCGTTCCAGGAGCCCCGAAATACCAAGCGGCTGGCCGCCGCGGGAGGCAGTAAGTGCGACTACGACAGGGAGCGCGGTCTGGAGAGCGAAGTAGGTAGGGAATATCTTGGCTTGGAGAGCTGAAAACTGAGGGCGCGGAAGGGCGCGGAAGGCAATAATGCCGGAGACAAAGCTCTATAATTGTTCGTTAGAGACCATTGATATGTATGCGAAAGAGATTGGCATGTACCTGGTAGAGCTGGACACCGAGAAGGGTGCCGTAGCTGAGTCGCAGAAGTCAATACCGGGCTCCTCAATGTTAGGTTGTCGAGAACAGACCTTAAAATGTGGAAAGGGCGGGGGTCGAGCATTTTGACTGCTATTATTCTAGATAGTGGAATTGTGCTCCAAGGTGACGGAGTGCTGATGGGGCGATAGTTTAAAAGCTGGAAGTCTaggcgatgcagatgcatGGTGAATTGCGGGACCATCCGAGGTTCCGCGGAATGATATATCCACGCGTGGGCTGACAGATGAGCATTATTTCCACGTAAAGCTACTCATGATAGCTATACAAACGCACAATTACTATGTACACGCACCTCATGATGTCATGTGCCAACGTGTTGAGGCTGTTCCCAATCGGGAAATATCGCGCGTCTGCCTAGGCTTCGCGCGATCCATAGCCTGCTGCCTTTGGCTGACTCTTTATCAATCAATTCGCCGCGGACCCCTTGTATTATCTTAATGTTTGCGTCTCACACATATCATGGCGGATAAGGAAGCAACAGTCTATATCGTGGACGTGGGAAAGTCCATGGGCGAGCGGCGAAATGGCCGAGACTTAACGGACCTTGAATGGGCTATGAAGTATGTCTGGGACTGCATCACGAATACCGTAAGTAGCTCACGCTATGGTTATAACTTTTTCTGACCGCTATAGGTGGCTACTGGGCGCAAAACGGCAATGTTGGGCGTGATTGGCCTCAAGACTGACGGTAAGATATACCTCCCGTAGAAGAGGTTCTTATACTAAAACGGTTGACAGGTACTGACAACGAACTGGGAGACGAATCCCACTTCTCTCATATCTCGGTTTTATCGGAGATTAAGCAGTATGTAGCTTTCTAGGTGGATATGCTTGAATCAAGCTGACCACCCGTCCAGGTTTCTTATGTCTGATATTAGGGAACTGGGTGAGCGAATCAAACCAAGTAGCGTCGACAAAGGTGACGGTAAGGAATCCTATGGCCTAATTTCAACCTATACTGATTATCCAGCGATATCTGCTCTCATTTTGGCAATTCAAATGATAATCACCCATTGTAAAAAGCTTAAGTGGAAGCGGAAGATTGTCCTTATCACTAATGGATTGGGGCGGATGAACAGTGAGAACCTTGATGATATTGTATCAAAGGTCAAGGAGGATAATATCGAATTGATTATCTTGTAAGTGATGCTGTCCCATTTTCCAGAAGGGATCTGACAGGCCGTAGAGGACCTGATTTCGATGACGCTGAGTACGGgatcaaggaagaagacaaagatcCGCACAAGGTATaatctcttcttcttgaacTGGTTTATTGCTAATCACTTATAGGCTTCGAACGAGACTCTTCTGCGGACCATCACTGAACGGTGCGACGGAGTATTCGGTACGCTTGAGCAGGCAGTagaggaaacagaaatcCCCCGCGTCAAGCCTGTCCGGCCAGTTGCATCATTCAAAGGTTTCTTACAATTAGGTAACCCTGAAGAATACGACACTGCGGTCCGCATTCCTGTTGAGCGGTACCCACGAACAATGGTAGCTAAACCCCCAACGGCCAGCCAGTTCGTCCTGCGATCAGATTTAGCCGCTGGACAAGAAGGCCCAGTGTCATCTACTGCCGTTCCTGAAACCCAGCCTGAAGATGGTAGTAATCTCACCAATGTGAGGAACTTGAGAACTTACCAGGTCAGCGACGAGAGTGCCCCTGGTGGTAAGATCGATGTTGAACGGGACGACTTGGCCAAGGGATATGAGTATGGACGTACTGCTGTTCATATCAGCGAGACCGATGAGAACATCACAAGGCTGGAAACCACTGCGGCTATGGAGCTAGTCGGTTTTATTCAGAGCGAACGGGTACGTACTGCTCGAACCTACGACTCGCCTTCCGCGACTGACATTCCCAGTATGACCGATACATGCATTTGTCCAATACtcacatcatcatcgccaaccGTGCTAATGACAAAGCCTCACTTGCACTatcctccttcatccatGCCCTGTTTGAACTTGAGAGTTATGCCGTTGCTCGTCTGGTCACCAAAGAGAACAAACCTCCTACCCTAGTTCTGCTCGCACCTTCCATCGAACCAGACTACGAGTGCCTCCTCGAAGTGCAACTACCATTCGCCGAGGACGTCCGAACATACCGCTTCCCACCTCTTGACCATGTAGTTACCGTGTCTGGGAAGGTGGTAACGCAGCATCGAAACCTTCCAAATGACGACCTTCTTGATGCCATGGACAAATACGTAGATAGCATGGAGCTGAAGGGCACAGACGAGGATGGGTAAACTACCCAACATGCCTCGATATGTACACATCGCTAACGAATACAGAGACCTGGTCAATACGCCCTTCCCAATTGATGACTCCTTCTCGCCAGTTCTACACCGCGTGAACGCGGCGATTCGCTCTCGAGCTATACACCCAAACGACCCCATCCCGCCACCAGCAAGGATCCTCACTCAATTCTCGCAACCACCAGAGCACCTCCTCAAAAACGCAGAGCGCCATCTCAAGAGGCTTATTGAGGTAGCTGACGTCAAGAAGGGTACTAAGCAATTTTCCCCATTCCACAAAGAGTGACTCCTAAACTAACATACACTCTAGTACCTCCAAAAGCCAAGGGTCGTAAACGCGCGCGCGAACCCGAAAAGCCTCTCTCTGGCCTGGATGTCGACTCTCTCCTACATCAAGAAAAGCGCGTGCGGATCTCACCAAACAACGCAATCCCCGAATTTAAGCAGACCTTGGCGCAAGCTGAAAACATTGAGACGATGAAGGACGCAGTCAAGCAAATGCGCTCGATTCTCGAGGACCAGATCAGGCATAGCTTGGGCGATGCGAACTATGACCGCGTCACTGAGGGTTTGGGCGTTGTGCGTGAAGAACTTATAGCCTATGAAGAGCCTGGCTTGTACAATGATTTGATTAGAAAGCTAAAGGAGGCGCTactgaaggagaagctgggtgGCGATCAGAGAGAGCTGTGGTGGCTTCTCAAAAGGAGTAAACTGGGGTTGATTGAACAGCGGGAGTCGGAGCTTTCTGAGGTtacagaagaggaggcgaagaagtttATGTCTGCTTGATAGGAGTAATGTTCCTAAGGAGTTTTATTCTAGATACCATGTGTTCCTATGAGAATGAGATGTGATGAATTCTGAAAAGGCCGGGGAATCAAATATAACTCGCCAAAGAACTAGAGTTTATACGTATGTGAAAGACCATGCTTACGGTAAGAGCACGCTGAAGGTAGCCGCGTATAGCAGGTTACTACGAGATCTTCCCCAGCCTCTTTTTCCCAATATCAACCTTCTGCTGAAGCCTATAAACATATCAGATTAGCAAGAAGTTCAGCTCACGACACTACGATGAAGGAAAACATACCTCGTggcatcctcatccaccatCCTTAACATCTCATTCTGcacctccaactcctcgtTAATCTGGATACCTAGCTCCTTCTGCCGTCTCACAATCTTCAGCAACTCCTCCACACTCatatcctgctgctgcatcatttcctgctgcaactgcaggACACCCTGATTGTCCAGCTCGCGGGTCCGCTCCGTCTCCTTTCCAAGTACCCTCCCGGTCCTCGCCGGTTTCCTGCTACTTCCCCCTCCCGTCCCATTCGCGGCCCCTATAAGCGCCTCTTTATCCTTGATCGATGCAACCGCGTTATCAACACGACTCTTTGCCGCCATCGCATTCAGCAGGTTCTCTAACCCATCCCTTTCCTTCCGAGCGTTGATAAGGAGGTCCTTTCTGCGCCGGATTTCGCCTTCACCGAGCGAGTTTGAGCTCGTATAACGCCCCTTGGTACCACCATTCGAATTCCCAGCGTCGGCCATTCTTTTCAGTCCATCCTCCAAGGCCGTTATCAGCGACCCCGCACGCACAAGGGAGCTTTTCGCCCGCGCCGAGCTCTCATGCTGTCTCTGTGGCGTTGTCTCTTGGTCCCGCTTCGTGAGATGTAACCTCGCTTCATGGAGATGCGATTTCAGATCCCGGTGGCAATCGAGCCATAACCTTGGGTCTAAAATTGGATCTCCATTAAGAAAACCAGGTCCTGTAGCTGCGGCATGGAGACGGGCGGAGGATGCAGTGATGTTCTCGTTGCTATTATTGTTACTGCCTAGGCTAGGCAGGTTCAAGAAAGCACGCCAAACTGGTGAGTTCCGCCATCGGGGATCTGGTGCTTCGTTGATGGCGCGGAGGTAGGACTCAAGGCCTTGGCGGCGGGATTCGCGAAGATTGGCATTGGTGACTGTATTTGAGAGCCAGGATTTggggggaaggggaagaggtggCGCGCTGTTTGTTTGGGATATTAAGGTTGTATGGAAGGTCGTGAAATCGGAATAGCGCTTCGAGACGGCGAAGGAacggagaggaaggcgaagggtGATGTTGTAGATTGTGAAGGGTGGGGAAGTTGTAGAAgttgtggttgttgggatGGAGATCTCGAGGGGAGGAGCCATGTTGAGAAATGATACTCTGGAAGCTCAGCAGAGCTCCCTGAACAGATAAATGACGATGttggagctgcagctggagctgaggctggtgttgGATGCTGGGAGATTACGCCGATAAGGCTTCACTGCGCTAACCCGGTCTGGGCGCAAGTAGTGACGCACCTGCAGCTTGGCCCCATGACTAGTGCTAGGTAGCTGGTTTATACCCATGTATGGACTGAACAAAGGTATCATATTGGTAAAACTTCTATAAAACATAGCTCACCAAAAACTCTGCTCCGCTCCAGTCCATAACTCCCGTGCCTCCAACAGATCCCGCTGCCCATAGTGTTCTCCAATGATGGTAATGATCATATCCAGCATCGCACGAGTCAGCGTCCCAACATCTACAGCTGTTTCCCCCACTTCGCGTTGAGTTCCTATTCCTCCTTTAGATATTGAATCACTCTCAGTTGCTGAAATTCGGGCTTTGAGTCGTGCTTTCGCCtgttccagcttctccgcatcggatttcttctccgcatcgaAGTGCTCCGAGTCGGGAAGGGCACTGATATCGACAGCTTCACTCCCTTTGTCGCCTGACGGCCCTTCCGCAATCTTATTCTCTGCATCAGATTCGTAATCATTTgcatcgtcttcctcgtcctgcaTTTCTTCGCGCTCTTCCCTTATCTTCTTTAAAATCCTTACCGCACGCTTTCCCAACTCACGAATATCCCCAATATCTCGAGCCCCTAGCTGCCCGGCATCTCGGCACTTCGCTAGGAGCCCCCAAGCCCAGGCACCGATACGTCGAATTAGGACTGCATCTCCATTACGCACGTTATCCGATATGAGCCGCGCCACGATCACCAACACTCTCAGGACACTGTCCATATCCATGCACGCAAGCTGCACTGTTTGAGGATCAACCTCTTTTATCAGGCGTCTCCACTCTCTCTGTGCAATTTTGGATGATCGGGGAAAACTGATAGGGTGCGAGTCGTCGAGCGCAGATATGGCTTCGGGCGGTGGCGTGCATTTCAGAATCGACCGTAAGAGAAGGAATCtatgatggaggaggttgtAGTAACTAGCTTGTGCATCTGATAAATTCTCGTCGGCGTCGACTTTTGTTGTGGCGAGGCCAATATATACTCCGTCCGAATAGATTCCTTCTGGGACGCGATCTGTAGTACTGAGTTCCTCGTCGAGTACATTTCCCTGCTGGGTATATTCAGGTTTAGTACTGGTCGCATTCGCCACTATCCTGTTCTCCACCAACGATTCTGTCGTTGCGGGTGCGTTGAAAAGTGTAGGCAGGGAGTTGGCCTCGGAACTAGAGCAGATATATCCAAGTCAGCAAACCTATAGAAAACAATCAATCAACCAAGGAAGAAACAGCGATGGGAGAGACGAACCTCGCTCCATTCGCAAGCTAGAAAACCCAGAATGCAAACTTAGCAAGCACGTCGCAACGGGAAGAAACCAACTCAATAAAGCAGTTATAAGTAATAGGAAATGCTTACCGGACCATCCTCAGGTACTCCAGCCCATCTTCCGCGGGACCGTAAAAGAGCTCATCGCCAGCTGCTGTATCGAGACCGGGAAAGGCGCTTTTCTGCCCGAAGACAGGGTGGTTGCGAGGTTTCTCATAAGGCGTCACTGAGTTCTGTgtttc
This genomic interval carries:
- a CDS encoding uncharacterized protein (transcript_id=CADANIAT00005887), encoding MSHKRNFPGSGSGYSPYTKRARSSYTEDDQDDEETQNSVTPYEKPRNHPVFGQKSAFPGLDTAAGDELFYGPAEDGLEYLRMVRSEANSLPTLFNAPATTESLVENRIVANATSTKPEYTQQGNVLDEELSTTDRVPEGIYSDGVYIGLATTKVDADENLSDAQASYYNLLHHRFLLLRSILKCTPPPEAISALDDSHPISFPRSSKIAQREWRRLIKEVDPQTVQLACMDMDSVLRVLVIVARLISDNVRNGDAVLIRRIGAWAWGLLAKCRDAGQLGARDIGDIRELGKRAVRILKKIREEREEMQDEEDDANDYESDAENKIAEGPSGDKGSEAVDISALPDSEHFDAEKKSDAEKLEQAKARLKARISATESDSISKGGIGTQREVGETAVDVGTLTRAMLDMIITIIGEHYGQRDLLEARELWTGAEQSFCPYMGINQLPSTSHGAKLQISIPTTTTSTTSPPFTIYNITLRLPLRSFAVSKRYSDFTTFHTTLISQTNSAPPLPLPPKSWLSNTVTNANLRESRRQGLESYLRAINEAPDPRWRNSPVWRAFLNLPSLGSNNNSNENITASSARLHAAATGPGFLNGDPILDPRLWLDCHRDLKSHLHEARLHLTKRDQETTPQRQHESSARAKSSLVRAGSLITALEDGLKRMADAGNSNGGTKGRYTSSNSLGEGEIRRRKDLLINARKERDGLENLLNAMAAKSRVDNAVASIKDKEALIGAANGTGGGSSRKPARTGRVLGKETERTRELDNQGVLQLQQEMMQQQDMSVEELLKIVRRQKELGIQINEELEVQNEMLRMVDEDATRLQQKVDIGKKRLGKIS